The segment TCGTGCGTCTCGTTTCTCTCTCTTTGCTTGCTGCGATTAATTCTCTGTTCATTTATAAATATTCTGCTCGACTTACATCCTTATTTTTGCCAATTTCACTCTTGTCATTCGTTTTATTTATTGGTTTCTATTGGTGGTTGCTTAATAGAACCGTAAAACAGGATGCTTTAAAGTCTTATCTGATGTTGGCGCTTATCGCTTTGATGTCCATACCGCTATTGATTTTAAATCCAGTGCTTGAATTGAAGGTTGACCGATGGATGATGATTCAAACATTTTGGGATAACTTTTTTTCGGGAAGTTACCCTTACGCTCCGCGTTATACTTTTTACAATCAAAATGTGCCTGCACCGTTACCCTATTATTTTCTTTTCACCTTTCCCTTTTATCTCGTTCGTGAAATCAGTCTTGTTACTCTTTTCACGCTTTTGTTGGTTGTGTTTTTGTATCAGCGAGCAACAGATAGGAAAATTCATCTTAATCGTGATATAAAGCCACAGGCATATTTTCATGCAACGATGTTTTTACTTTTTCTTATTGTGATGCCAGCATTTTGGTGGGAAGTGACAACCCGCAGCGCTTTACTTTTCAATTCGCTTTTAATTCTCACCTTTATTTGTTATTGGCTTAATGATGCATTGCTCTTGCAAAGAGGATCATTATGGATTTATGCAGTTGGGTTTGGAATGCTTTGTGGGACGAGGAGCGTGATGGCTTTACCGCTTTTTATTTGTTTGGTTTATGCCGTGAGGGAATCGGGGCAAGTTCGTATTTATGCCGGATTCTTATTTGTTGCCGCGATCGTGTTCATTTTGCCTTTTGCATTGCTTTATGCGTTCGACCCTATTCTATTTTTTCAGTATAATCCTTTGATTTCACAATCGCTTGTACTGCCATATCAGTGGTCTGTGTGGTTGATCATTTTTTGTTTTTTTCTTTTGATTTTTACGACATCATTTGATCGGGTGATTTTTTTTTCAGGGTTGATTTTATTTGCGGGAGCTTTTCTATCGTTGGGATATTTTTCGAGTCAATCGGGGTGGAACGCCGCCGTATTTGGAAGTTTGTGTGATATCTCTTACTTCATTCTCTCGATTCCATTTTTCATTGCGTCGATATATCGTGAATTGGATAAAAGGGAGTCACGCTCCCTTTTATCACAATGATGAAAGATTTGCAGCCAAGACCACCTGTTCGTTTTTGATTACAGTGAAAAATCAATACCAATAAAACCGCGATACCAACCGTCTCCTCCTTTTAAAAATACGGCAAGATTGCGTGAAAAAAAGTAACGCGCTCCACCTTGTAAGCCCAATGATGATGCACCATCAGTGACAGCTAACCCTAAGCCTACAAATAAGTCGAGTTGAGGTATTGATTGGATATCGAAATGATAGCTTCCGTGGGCTCCGAGCCAAATGTTGCTTCCACCGCTCACAAAATTGATACCTCCCATTACACCGACACCAATATAACCGATGCCGAGTTTGGGTGTCACGCCCCATTCCAATTGTCCGCCCAATGGAAATACTTTGTCACTCGTTCCCAGACCAATGCCCGCACCAGCCAAAAAAGTGTTCTGTCGAAATTGCGCGTTCGACTCCGCCGCAGTAAAAGCAATTAAAAGTGTGATGATAAAGAGAATTTTTTTCATCGTTGTGTATTTAAGATTTTAAGAGTGTCATAATTAGAAAAATAATTATGAAGTTAATGTGATTCAGATAAGCTTTTGTTTCTATTTTTTTACTTTAACCCAATGACAGCAAGCATTCTTCCCGTGATACCGCCGCTTTTTCGATGCGAAAAAAATCGGTCTGGAGAGCTGGCCGTGCACTCAGTTGAGATTTCCACTTTATCCCTTTTCACCCCATTCTCTTCCGCTTCTTTTGCCAACGCTGATTTTAAGTCAAGTAGAAATTTCCCTTGAATTTTAGATTCCCTGCTGAAGAGTGGGTCAAAGGCTTCGGCGACTTCCTCGCCGACTTCAAATTTTTCACTCCCGATACATGCTCCGATAAACATCAAGATATCAGCAGGATTAGAACCGTATTGTGCGTGTAAGGCGATAATCGTTTTGCTCAGAATTTTATCTTTTGCACCGCGCCACCCGGCATGAACGGCTGCAATCACTTGTTTTTTCGGGTCGTGCAGAAGGATTGGGGCACAGTCAGCAATCGAAACACCAATCAAAATTCCGGTTTGGTTTGTCATAAGTGCGTCAAATCCGTCATAAATTCCGGGCATTTCAACTTTCAAAATGCTGCTCCCGTGGATTTGTCTTGAAAGGGCAACCTGCGATAAACGATAACCCAAGTGCGAAAAAAAACGATGCCTATTTTGATCGACATTTTCCGGGTTGTCGTTTGTGGAATTGCCCAAATTCAGTGAATCATAAGGCACAGGGCTGATACCGCCTTCGCGTGTACTTTGAGCGGCGATAAGGTTAAGATAGGGGTGAAAGATTTCAGGTCTGATTGGATTCATTTTTTTCATATTGATTTCATCTCCTAAGTTATTGAAGAAGTCGGGTCTTTCAGTTCGAAATATTTCCTCTATTTTAACAAGTTGCTTTACTTCAATTTCATGAAAAGCTCACCTAAATCATTTTGGCTATTACTTCAAACTTGAATTCAATCTTTGCGATCAACACTCGCTCTTTGAAGTGGAAGATTCCGTTGCATTTTTTTTCA is part of the Chloroherpetonaceae bacterium genome and harbors:
- the pgeF gene encoding peptidoglycan editing factor PgeF, yielding MNPIRPEIFHPYLNLIAAQSTREGGISPVPYDSLNLGNSTNDNPENVDQNRHRFFSHLGYRLSQVALSRQIHGSSILKVEMPGIYDGFDALMTNQTGILIGVSIADCAPILLHDPKKQVIAAVHAGWRGAKDKILSKTIIALHAQYGSNPADILMFIGACIGSEKFEVGEEVAEAFDPLFSRESKIQGKFLLDLKSALAKEAEENGVKRDKVEISTECTASSPDRFFSHRKSGGITGRMLAVIGLK